A region from the Sander vitreus isolate 19-12246 chromosome 1, sanVit1, whole genome shotgun sequence genome encodes:
- the cilp gene encoding cartilage intermediate layer protein 1, which yields MLVRRLLFLILGITTATVVSAQGSWRRDNKESSPAVYHSDDNHEWTTWFNVDHPGGHGDYEQLEAIRFYYRARVCENPRAIEARTTEWVPARETGETVHADPTVGFWCLNEEQGPERNCSNYAVRFLCPKDNSVNIQGNWGPWSDWSPCPALCGQVGAQLRSRHCQSRSMPCSGPQVDGKACNGPECPKTDCSLHCVMGKVNAECDVCMCEEHILLGSVRGAGGLTAEGAIILRSGKLLTLTDHNGHFRIPGICPDGNTTLTVSLQGHATHSVVVPHSAERTSVLSVQLKRTEKFYVLSNPESKARREGQTAAFCCKVAGTPQPDKYQWFHNNSLLEKQSESILVLKNLRTEQNGEYYCRATGPSGAIKTKPATLKVLGTDEHSCNPKPESHLIRLPHDCYQNSTDSFYYDVGKCPSSSCAGQLDNGIRCKDKMAYCCGVKKMEERQLTCQSYQLPTMVVTECGCQKCVDTKAIVHGRAIAADNGEPMRFGHVFMNGVRISRTGYKGTFSIQVPPDTERLVLTFVDNLQKFVNTTKVLPFNTKGGAVYHEIKLLRKKAPVTISSTEINTLELGEVEGQESMVQIQIPPYAFYTEKGEVFTGNVNASVTFLDPRDISTAAAAQSDLNFVGDEGDILPLRTYGMFSVDFRGEETNEPLNAGEVKVFLDSAQVKMSEHLNTMKLWSLNPDTGLWEEEGSLQVEKKRRSKREERTFLIGNMEIRERRLFNLDVPENRRCYVKVRAFRSERFMPSEQVEGVVVSLINMEPTAGYSSNPRAWGRFDSVITGPNGACLPAFCDEQKADAYSAYVMANLGGEELEAVSSAPKLNPNLIGVPQPYLGKLNYRRTDHEDSRVKKTAFSINVAKPSPNTAEESNGPVYAFEKLKECEEAPFSAAHFRFSRVEGDRYDYNTVSFNEDDPMSWTEDYLSWWPKPMEYRACYIKVKINSPHEINVRSRNMGGTHPKTVGQLYGLRDTRSIRDMDQATISAVCLEFKCSGMLYDQERVDRTLLKVIPQGSCKRDQVNTMLQEYLVNHLPLAVNNDTNEFTMLAPLDPLGHNYGIYTVTDQDPRAAKEIALGRCFDGTSDGTSRVMKSNEGVALTFTCGDREVTRQSAFQALQSSQGQTVTSVVREGKQNRRRQRANAPRSSQRRSTRNPSGRRAKATI from the exons ATGTTGGTGAGGCGTCTTCTTTTTCTCATCCTGGGAATCACCACAGCCACCGTTGTTTCTGCTCAAG GATCATGGAGAAGAGACAACAAAGAGTCATCCCCTGCTGTGTACCACTCTGATG ACAACCATGAGTGGACCACATGGTTCAATGTTGATCACCCTGGAGGTCACGGAGACTATGAGCAGCTGGAGGCCATTCGCTTCTACTACCGTGCTCGAGTGTGTGAGAATCCCCGGGCAATCGAAGCCAGAACCACTGAATGGGTCCCAGCTCGTGAAACTGGGGAAACGGTCCATGCAGACCCCACTGTGGGCTTCTGGTGCCTCAATGAGGAGCAGGGTCCTGAACGCAACTGCTCCAACTATGCAGTCCGTTTCCTCTGTCCCAAAG ATAACAGTGTAAACATTCAGGGTAACTGGGGTCCATGGTCAGACTGGAGCCCATGCCCTGCACTCTGTGGTCAGGTGGGGGCCCAACTGCGCTCTAGACACTGCCAATCTCGCTCTATGCCTTGCAGTGGGCCTCAAGTGGACGGGAAAGCATGCAATGGACCAGAGTGCCCGAAAACAG ATTGCTCCCTGCACTGTGTAATGGGGAAGGTGAATGCTGAGTGTGACGTATGCATGTGTGAAGAACACATCCTGCTGGGTTCTGTTCGTGGTGCTGGGGGTCTCACTGCTGAAGGGGCTATCATTCTTCGCTCTGGCAAACTCCTCACCCTTACCGACCACAACGGCCATTTCCGCATCCCTGGTATCTGCCCTGATGGCAACACCACCCTGACAGTCAGCCTGCAGGGTCACGCCACCCATAGTGTTGTTGTGCCCCACAGCGCTGAACGTACCTCTGTCCTCAGTGTCCAGCTGAAAAGAACAG AGAAGTTTTATGTGTTGAGCAACCCTGAGAGCAAGGCCAGGAGGGAAGGACAAACTGCTGCTTTCTGCTGCAAAGTGGCAGGAACACCACAACCAGACAAGTATCAATG GTTTCATAACAACAGTCTTCTGGAGAAGCAGTCTGAGAGCATCTTGGTCCTAAAGAATCTGCGTACTGAGCAGAATGGGGAGTACTACTGCAGAGCAACTGGTCCCTCTGGGGCTATTAAGACCAAACCAGCTACACTGAAAGTCTTAG GTACAGATGAACATTCGTGTAATCCCAAGCCTGAATCCCATCTCATCCGTCTTCCACACGACTGCTACCAAAACAGCACAGACTCCTTCTACTACGATGTGGGCAAGTGCCCCTCAAGCTCATGTGCTGGACAGCTGGACAATGGCATCAGGTGCAAAGACAAAATGGCTTACTGCTGTGGTGTCAAAAAGATGGAGGAGAGGCAGCTTACATGCCAGAGCTACCAACTGCCCACCATGGTGGTGACTGAGTGTGGCTGCCAGAAATGTGTGGATACCAAGGCCATTGTGCACGGTAGGGCCATTGCTGCAGACAATGGTGAGCCAATGAGATTTGGCCATGTCTTTATGAATGGAGTCCGAATCAGCCGCACAGGCTACAAAGGTACATTCTCCATCCAGGTTCCTCCAGATACAGAGAGACTAGTCCTGACTTTTGTGGACAACTTGCAGAAATTTGTCAACACCACAAAGGTACTTCCATTTAATACCAAAGGAGGGGCTGTTTACCATGAGATCAAACTTCTAAGAAAGAAAGCCCCTGTGACCATCAGCTCTACAGAAATCAACACTCTTGAGCTTGGGGAAGTGGAGGGCCAGGAGTCAATGGTTCAAATCCAGATTCCTCCCTATGCCTTTTATACGGAAAAAGGAGAAGTCTTCACTGGTAACGTAAATGCTAGCGTAACGTTCCTTGACCCCAGAGACATCtcaacagctgctgcagctcaaAGTGATCTCAACTTTGTAGGAGATGAAGGGGATATCTTGCCACTGAGAACCTACGGGATGTTCTCAGTTGACTTTAGGGGTGAGGAAACCAATGAGCCCCTAAACGCAGGTGAAGTGAAGGTGTTCCTGGATTCTGCCCAGGTGAAGATGTCCGAGCACCTCAACACCATGAAGCTGTGGTCACTGAACCCTGATACTGGCCTgtgggaggaggaaggaagtcTACAGgtggagaagaaaagaagaagtaaAAGGGAGGAAAGGACCTTTCTGATTGGTAACATGGAGATCAGAGAGAGACGTCTTTTTAACCTGGACGTCCCAGAGAACCGCAGGTGTTATGTGAAAGTGAGGGCCTTTCGTAGTGAACGCTTCATGCCCAGTGAGCAGGTGGAGGGAGTTGTGGTGAGTCTTATAAACATGGAGCCCACAGCTGGCTACTCCAGTAACCCACGTGCCTGGGGTCGGTTCGATAGTGTCATCACTGGCCCCAATGGTGCCTGTCTTCCTGCCTTCTGCGATGAACAAAAAGCTGATGCTTACTCTGCCTATGTCATGGCTAACCTTGGAGGAGAGGAGCTGGAGGCTGTCTCGTCTGCTCCCAAACTCAATCCCAATCTCATTGGAGTGCCCCAGCCTTACCTGGGAAAGCTTAACTACAGGCGGACTGACCATGAGGACTCAAGAGTGAAGAAGACTGCATTCAGCATCAATGTGGCAAAACCAAGTCCCAACACAGCTGAGGAAAGCAACGGACCAGTGTACGCATTTGAGAAGTTGAAAGAATGTGAGGAGGCCCCGTTCAGTGCGGCACACTTTCGCTTCTCAAGAGTAGAAGGAGACCGCTACGATTACAACACAGTGTCTTTTAATGAAGATGACCCAATGAGCTGGACAGAGGACTACCTGAGCTGGTGGCCCAAGCCCATGGAATACCGGGCCTGCTACATCAAAGTCAAAATCAACAGCCCACATGAGATCAATGTGCGCTCCCGTAACATGGGTGGCACCCACCCAAAGACGGTAGGACAGCTGTATGGCCTCCGGGACACCCGCAGCATCCGTGACATGGACCAGGCAACAATTTCAGCTGTGTGCCTGGAGTTCAAGTGCAGTGGGATGCTGTATGATCAGGAACGTGTAGATCGGACCTTGTTGAAGGTGATTCCACAAGGAAGCTGTAAGAGAGATCAGGTCAATACAATGCTTCAGGAGTATCTGGTCAACCATCTGCCCCTAGCTGTAAACAATGACACCAATGAGTTCACCATGCTAGCACCTCTTGACCCCCTGGGCCACAACTATGGAATTTATACGGTGACGGACCAGGATCCCCGCGCAGCCAAAGAGATTGCACTTGGACGTTGCTTTGATGGCACTTCTGATGGTACATCTCGTGTCATGAAAAGCAACGAGGGCGTCGCGCTGACGTTCACCTGTGGAGATCGTGAGGTGACACGCCAGAGTGCCTTCCAGGCCCTGCAGAGTTCTCAAGGTCAGACCGTAACGAGCGTGGTGAGAGAAGGAAAGCAGAACCGACGCCGGCAGAGGGCCAATGCACCCCGCAGCAGCCAGAGACGTAGCACCAGAAATCCTTCAGGAAGACGCGCAAAAGCCACAATCTAA
- the eif3jb gene encoding eukaryotic translation initiation factor 3 subunit J-B — protein MADWDAETFDLEEPIKKAAAMDKWEGEDEEEEVKDNWDDEDEDGEKKAEMKKTETKVSEKKKLSEKIKEKENRLKKKQQELKNELEKEKEELSPEEQLAEKMRVKKLQEDADLELAKDAFGVSSTSNIVTGIDAMNPSSKEDFTEFEKLLKEKISHFEKSVHYSSFLDSLFRELCISLEVEDLKKVSNSLTVLLSEKQKQEKQNKGKKKKKGVVPGGGFKAQLRDDLDYAEFDGGYAQDYEDFM, from the exons ATGGCGGACTGGG ACGCTGAAACCTTCGATCTGGAGGAGCCGATTAAAAAGGCGGCAGCGATGGACAAATGGGAAGGggaagacgaagaagaagagGTTAAG GACAACTGGGATGATGAGGATGAAGACGGCGAGAAAAaggcagaaatgaaaaaaacgg AGACAAAGgtttctgagaaaaaaaagttgagtgAGAAGatcaaagagaaagaaaaccggttaaagaaaaaacaacaggaGCTGAAAAATGAGTTGGAGAAAGAg AAAGAAGAGCTCAGTCCTGAAGAACAACTTGCAGAGAAGATGAGAGTGAAGAAATTACAAGAAGACGCAGACTTGGAGCTAGCGAAAGATGCGTTTG gtgTCAGCAGCACTTCAAACATTGTCACTGGGATTGACGCCATGAATCCATCTTCTAAAGAAGATTTCACAGAGTTTGAAAAATTGCTGAAAGAAAAGATATCCCACTTTGAAAAATCTGTGCATTATTCAAGTTTCTTGGATTCATTGTTTCGGGAACTCTGTATTTCAT TGGAAGTAGAGGACTTGAAGAAAGTCAGTAATTCCCTGACAGTCCTACTTagtgaaaaacagaaacaagaaaAA CAAAAcaaagggaagaagaagaagaaaggggtCGTACCTGGAGGTGGATTCAAAGCACAACTGAGAGATGACCTTGACTATGCAGAGTTTGATGGTGGCTATGCCCAAGACTATGAGGATTTCATGTGA
- the strc1 gene encoding stereocilin, with protein SETHIQISSLLLNSTELKVPSSLSPDRLAELAHLLPLLGVTFLQGLTPSQLLAALPALNSVSFSPAQASIIVDKMSSISTLTAPGQLQQLGSLTVGIKTETFLTLTSDRLLSSLPAMAQHTPGLSPPQANAISTKLWGFPEVIGWLDDVEPLLYCTPLLSILSRTRLLVNNITTASKKPWNTQQAEAIFKEVLETKPNLIKLDFLSLGTVGQGVSCKFLQERVSADSSPTSVRRILAFLRQQPGPLHTSLKTCVIEELYQFEFFSELLKDLGAEIALSMPVSTIKKFPTDMMDTLRKMIVQDPHHFLLLSRTKQELLVDKMVQRMSMYTGVFTEQEFRSLGIMATFVVDEVFIQLDRSFFINNLVFLRGLCYSSSKMDIVARILQEPAAFGPVNNWNQTTLSQVDWFLFFLPDDKLQEIPLALMTVGRIEKLFMSQRRWARGDVGIFCSDENERRRLFEKQQFVLQFFLGFLKINAGSPTPMVPTCEILHTTVPSAWTSNSLTSMSSSAFSNCLELMGRDPFLASYQRIQVLSKVKQIYGPASSFSQSVISQLGGIAVELSLGELSSLRLTERSSIAALGAVSTWNNRQLSALFTTVLNSTKQSPSQLDSSVLVAMGYIVCGAKTTEMNSFNAIEFSKAVLWLGQLKLSCSEEQLLALVGLLAHSLAFGPISSWGTDVFIEIGVLAAGLPDMAMSALVKEQIEGITSAAVSMIPPNKFAVVFNQRQISMFSYEQATAVTKEQLSALSDVQRTALALALTPWEDRPVNFRGKSLGLALSHSPLCLILGLLMLLVLPCPDLICPGS; from the exons TCTGAAACTCATATCCAGATTTCTAGTTTGTTACTGAACAGCACAGAATTAAAGGTCCCCTCTTCGCTCAGTCCCGATCGACTGGCAGAGCTCGCCCACCTCCTGCCGTTGCTGGGTGTGACTTTCCTGCAGGGTCTCACCCCGTCGCAGCTGCTTGCTGCCCTTCCTGCCCTCAACTCTGTGTCATTCAGCCCTGCACAG GCTTCCATAATTGTAGACAAGATGTCTTCAATTAGCACT CTGACTGCTCCAggccagctgcagcagctcggCTCCCTCACTGTGGGAATAAAGACAGAGACCTTTTTGACCCTCACCTCTGACAGGCTTCTGTCATCCCTGCCTGCCATGGCCCAACACACACCAGGCCTAAGCCCACCACAAGCCAATGCTATCTCCACCAAACTATgg GGCTTTCCAGAAGTAATCGGTTGGCTGGATGATGTGGAGCCTTTGCTCTATTGCACGCCCCTGCTCAGCATCCTGTCCAGGACTCGTCTGCTAGTGAACAACATCACCACTGCATCCAAAAAACCCTGGAACACACAGCAG GCTGAAGCAATTTTCAAAGAGGTGCTTGAAACTAAACCAAACCTAATTAAACTAGATTTTCT GAGTCTGGGAACAGTGGGTCAGGGTGTAAGCTGCAAGTTCTTACAGGAACGTGTCAGTGCTGATTCATCGCCTACTTCAGTGAGAAGAATCCTGGCCTTCCTCAGGCAGCAGCCTGGTCCTCTTCACACCTCACTG AAAACGTGTGTGATTGAGGAGCTGTACCAGTTTGAGTTCTTCTCTGAGCTGCTCAAAGATCTTGGAGCTGAGATTGCCCTGTCCATGCC GGTGAGCACCATTAAGAAGTTTCCCACAGACATGATGGACACTCTAAGGAAGATGATCGTTCAGGACCCTCATCACTTTCTCTTGCTGTCTAGAACAAAACAGGAGCTGCTGGTGGACAAAATGGTGCAGAGAATG AGCATGTACACTGGGGTGTTCACTGAGCAGGAGTTTCGTTCACTGGGCATTATGGCAACGTTTGTGGTGGATGAGGTTTTCATTCAGTTGGAccgcagcttcttcatcaacaaTCTGGTTTTCCTACGGGGGCTCTGCTACAGCAGCAGCAAGATGGACATTGTGGCTCGTATTCTGCAGGAACCTGCCGCCTTCGG CCCAGTTAACAACTGGAACCAGACAACACTCAGTCAGGTGGACTGGTTTCTCTTCTTCTTGCCTGACGACAAACTGCAGGAGATTCCCCTG GCGTTGATGACTGTGGGCCGTATAGAGAAGCTGTTCATGAGCCAGCGTCGGTGGGCACGTGGGGATGTGGGGATCTTCTGTTCGGATGAGAACGAGAGGAGGAGACTTTTTGAAAAGCAGCAGTTTGTTCTACAGTTTTTCCTGGGCTTCCTCAAAATTAATGCTGGATCAC CGACTCCTATGGTTCCTACTTGTGAGATTCTGCATACAACAGTTCCCTCTGCCTGGACCTCCAACAGCCTGACCAGCATGTCTTCATCGGCCTTCTCCAACTGTCTGGAGCTGATGGGACGTGACCCGTTCCTTGCATCCTACCAGCGCATCCAGGTGCTCAGCAAAGTCAAACAG ATATACGGCCCCGCCTCGTCCTTCTCCCAGTCCGTGATCTCTCAGCTGGGTGGAATAGCGGTAGAGCTGTCACTAGGGGAGCTGAGCAGCCTCCGACTGACTGAGCGAAGTAGCATCGCTGCTCTGGGTGCTGTCAGTACCTGGAACAACAGACAG CTTTCTGCACTGTTTACCACCGTGTTAAACTCCACCAAGCAGAGTCCGAGCCAGCTTGACTCTAGCGTACTGGTGGCGATGGGATACATTGTGTGTGGAGCTAAAACAACAGAGATGAATTCCTTCAATGCTATAGAGTTCAG TAAAGCGGTGCTCTGGCTGGGGCAGCTGAAGCTGTCCTGCTCAGAGGAGCAGCTGCTGGCTCTTGTTGGGCTGCTGGCCCACAGTCTTGCTTTTGGACCCATAAGTTCATGGGGAACCGATGTCTTCATTGAGATCGGAGTTCTTGCAG CTGGTCTTCCAGACATGGCGATGTCAGCTTTAGTGAAAGAGCAAATAGAAGGAATCACATCTGCAGCTGTCTCAATGATACCACCTAATAAGTTTGCT GTGGTGTTTAACCAGAGACAGATCAGCATGTTCTCCTATGAGCAGGCTACTGCAGTAACTAAGGAGCAGCTCTCTGCTCTGTCAGATGTTCAGAGGACAGCTCTGGCTCTGGCGTTAACACCGTGGGAAGACAGGcctgtgaatttcagag GGAAGTCACTGGGGCTGGCACTGAGCCACAGTCCTCTGTGTCTCATACTGGGACTGCTGATGCTGCTGGTCCTGCCCTGCCCTGACCTGATCTGCCCTGGCTCATGA